The proteins below are encoded in one region of Metabacillus dongyingensis:
- a CDS encoding DUF2325 domain-containing protein, which yields MKYLLIAGGDRIEPIVARLAQEGVKVISHLDGRKPKMTVKEIPCKVEVVLILTDYINHNLSTIVKRKAQEKAIPVFFSKRSWTSISCELKKIMTA from the coding sequence ATGAAGTATTTGCTGATTGCAGGCGGGGATCGCATCGAGCCCATCGTGGCGAGACTTGCGCAGGAAGGGGTAAAGGTGATTTCTCATCTGGACGGAAGAAAACCCAAGATGACCGTCAAAGAAATTCCATGCAAAGTGGAGGTGGTACTCATACTCACCGATTACATCAATCACAATCTCTCCACGATTGTAAAAAGAAAGGCTCAGGAGAAGGCGATTCCTGTTTTTTTCTCGAAACGCTCATGGACCTCCATATCCTGTGAATTGAAAAAAATCATGACAGCGTAG
- a CDS encoding VOC family protein yields MKLNHLNLTVTDVNAAREFLEKYFDLQTKSTHGDSFAVLTDDNGLLLALMKGTQVSYPKSFHIGFSLEGEEQVNEINQRLKDDGFDVKPPQRLHGWTFYVKAPGGFTVEVLCRMRHIQ; encoded by the coding sequence ATGAAACTAAACCATCTCAATCTCACGGTCACTGACGTTAACGCAGCTCGAGAATTCTTGGAGAAATATTTCGACCTGCAAACCAAGAGCACGCATGGCGATTCATTCGCTGTACTGACCGACGACAACGGGTTATTGCTCGCCTTAATGAAAGGTACTCAGGTCAGCTACCCTAAGAGCTTTCATATAGGCTTTTCGCTGGAGGGCGAAGAGCAGGTGAACGAGATCAATCAACGCTTGAAGGATGATGGGTTTGATGTGAAACCCCCGCAAAGGCTGCATGGCTGGACATTCTATGTTAAAGCACCGGGTGGATTTACTGTCGAGGTTCTCTGTAGAATGAGGCACATTCAATAA
- a CDS encoding SgcJ/EcaC family oxidoreductase translates to MSDKPEVYNSEDRQEEINAIRQTIIEIEAAFNQHNADELDRHFTQNAIWVNVVGVQLSGWKQINETHKVILAGPLRNAYARYTVDSIIFVRPDVATVHIRQYPTTSEGKIIENGQGSLAIYVMVKEQGTWMVAAGQNTLVQEIPR, encoded by the coding sequence ATGTCTGACAAACCCGAAGTTTACAATTCAGAGGATCGGCAGGAAGAAATAAACGCCATCCGGCAAACCATCATCGAGATTGAGGCTGCATTTAATCAACATAATGCAGACGAATTAGATCGTCACTTCACTCAAAACGCCATATGGGTCAATGTGGTCGGTGTGCAGCTATCTGGTTGGAAGCAAATCAATGAAACGCACAAAGTAATCTTGGCAGGACCACTCCGTAACGCATATGCTCGTTATACGGTCGATAGCATTATTTTTGTACGTCCAGATGTGGCTACTGTACACATTCGGCAATATCCGACAACCTCAGAAGGGAAAATAATAGAAAATGGGCAAGGCAGTCTCGCCATTTACGTGATGGTCAAAGAACAGGGAACGTGGATGGTCGCTGCTGGACAGAATACATTAGTCCAAGAAATCCCTCGTTAG
- the fbpA gene encoding Fur-regulated basic protein FbpA, translating to MIRQAIEKRKKHLIGKLLSNGIYKKNDLHLFELTLTELEEEFKRILNVQN from the coding sequence ATGATTCGTCAGGCTATTGAAAAAAGAAAAAAACATCTCATCGGCAAACTGCTTAGCAACGGTATTTATAAGAAGAATGATTTACATTTATTTGAGCTGACTTTAACGGAGCTTGAGGAGGAATTCAAGCGGATTTTAAACGTGCAAAATTAA
- a CDS encoding aliphatic sulfonate ABC transporter substrate-binding protein: MKSAASLGKWGIFLSLLMVIQLFLTGCGSETSSAEEEKAPSAGQKTVVHIGVQGSTGILPYAREKKSFEKAFEKAGAAVEWHEFASGPPHFEALASGRLDFGATGGTPLIAGQSGGVDFKAIAVTTDGKKGNSIVVPKGSAVNELKDLKGKKIAVAKGSSAYNFLYMALERAGLKDEDIKLVQLQPDEARPALDNGSIDAWSTWEPYVTTAVFQTGADVLVSGADLNINAPGFLIARTGFTEEHPELTVLFLKTYEEVRKHFTENLDEVSQEIADAEGVDVDIISTVLKNSEPILSPATDEFKKAHQDQADFLFEAGGIHKKLDTSEVIENRYIEEALK; encoded by the coding sequence ATGAAATCTGCAGCCAGCCTTGGAAAATGGGGAATTTTTTTAAGTTTACTAATGGTCATCCAGCTTTTTCTTACAGGGTGCGGCTCAGAAACGAGCTCTGCTGAAGAAGAAAAAGCCCCTTCTGCCGGTCAAAAAACGGTGGTTCACATTGGAGTTCAGGGAAGTACAGGGATTTTGCCATATGCACGGGAAAAAAAATCGTTTGAAAAGGCTTTTGAAAAAGCAGGGGCAGCAGTAGAGTGGCATGAATTTGCAAGCGGCCCGCCGCATTTTGAAGCACTTGCTTCAGGAAGACTGGATTTTGGGGCAACTGGAGGGACACCGCTGATAGCAGGACAATCAGGAGGTGTTGATTTTAAAGCCATAGCGGTAACAACAGACGGTAAAAAAGGAAACTCAATCGTTGTTCCAAAAGGAAGTGCTGTTAATGAACTAAAGGATTTAAAAGGGAAGAAGATTGCAGTAGCAAAAGGTAGCAGTGCCTACAATTTCTTATATATGGCGCTTGAGCGGGCAGGATTAAAAGATGAAGACATTAAACTGGTTCAGCTTCAGCCGGATGAAGCGCGGCCAGCGCTCGATAATGGCTCAATTGATGCATGGTCTACATGGGAGCCATACGTGACGACGGCCGTATTTCAAACAGGAGCGGATGTCCTCGTCAGTGGGGCAGACTTAAATATCAATGCCCCAGGCTTTCTGATTGCACGTACAGGTTTTACGGAAGAGCATCCGGAACTGACTGTTCTCTTTCTGAAAACATATGAAGAGGTCAGAAAGCACTTTACTGAAAATCTAGATGAAGTATCGCAGGAAATAGCAGATGCAGAAGGAGTGGACGTAGACATTATTTCAACTGTCCTGAAAAATTCTGAACCTATCCTATCTCCTGCAACAGATGAATTTAAAAAAGCGCACCAGGATCAAGCTGATTTTCTTTTTGAAGCGGGAGGTATTCATAAAAAACTTGATACCTCTGAAGTCATAGAGAATCGCTACATTGAAGAAGCCTTGAAATAA
- a CDS encoding aspartate/glutamate racemase family protein yields the protein MKVIGLIGGMSWESSVEYYRIINEEVKRRLGGLHSARCLLYSVDFEEIERYQSEGDWKKAGETLGDVARSLEKGGADFIVICTNTMHKVIGDIQKKISIPILHIADAAANQIKKQGINSVGLLGTKYTMEQDFYKSRLDSNRIKVMVPNDNEREIVNKVIYEELCLGKVQQKSRDYYKKVIRGLIETGAEGIILGCTEIGLLIKPEDSEVPLFDTTYIHALEAVNMSLRK from the coding sequence ATGAAGGTTATTGGACTTATTGGCGGAATGAGTTGGGAATCATCTGTTGAGTATTATCGGATTATTAACGAAGAAGTGAAAAGAAGATTAGGAGGGTTACATTCTGCAAGATGCCTTTTATACAGTGTTGATTTTGAAGAAATTGAGCGTTATCAGTCAGAGGGCGACTGGAAAAAGGCTGGTGAAACATTGGGTGATGTTGCACGTTCTTTGGAAAAAGGGGGAGCAGACTTTATCGTAATTTGTACCAATACCATGCACAAGGTTATTGGTGACATACAGAAAAAAATCAGCATACCTATTTTGCATATTGCAGATGCAGCAGCTAATCAAATTAAAAAGCAAGGAATTAATTCCGTAGGGTTACTTGGCACAAAATATACGATGGAGCAAGACTTTTACAAATCACGCTTAGATTCTAATCGTATAAAGGTTATGGTACCAAATGATAATGAAAGAGAGATCGTAAACAAAGTTATTTATGAAGAGTTATGTTTAGGGAAGGTTCAACAAAAATCAAGGGATTATTATAAAAAGGTTATCCGAGGTTTAATCGAAACTGGCGCTGAAGGTATTATATTAGGCTGTACAGAAATTGGATTATTGATAAAACCGGAGGATTCTGAAGTTCCTCTGTTTGATACAACTTATATACATGCTCTTGAAGCAGTAAATATGTCCTTACGGAAATAG
- a CDS encoding LLM class flavin-dependent oxidoreductase, giving the protein MSDTGKEVEFGWFIPTTGDGKYIGVKPEKESTAEYMIEVAQKAETAGFTFALIPTGGSCLDAWIVGSMIASHTSILKPLVAMRPGLIEPVPAARMAATLDVLSNGRALINIVTGGSPDDLKATGDPLANHHDKRYDRTLEFLQVIKGLWNNQIAAEGNEFLAAHAKSSEKGLFFKGDYYAIENGESQPAPIQKPHPPIYFGGSSPAGKRTAAETADVYLMWAEPLDWIKEQIDEAESLVKKVNEEKGLNRRLRYGLRAQVLVRETEEEAYRAAWEIISKVDQRAVDQSNQRFTRTDATNQKRQNQLRVQSADQDYFAGPNLWTGLSSVRGGGSLLLVGTPEQVSDRILEYADLGISSFILSGYPNLEEAEITGKLLLPLVKEKLKVKA; this is encoded by the coding sequence GTGAGTGATACAGGAAAAGAGGTTGAATTTGGATGGTTTATACCTACAACTGGCGACGGGAAATACATTGGCGTGAAGCCTGAGAAAGAATCAACGGCTGAGTACATGATTGAGGTTGCACAAAAAGCAGAAACGGCGGGTTTTACGTTTGCTCTGATTCCAACGGGAGGCTCATGCCTGGATGCTTGGATTGTAGGTTCCATGATTGCCTCCCATACCAGCATTCTAAAACCTTTAGTAGCTATGCGTCCGGGATTGATTGAGCCGGTGCCTGCAGCAAGGATGGCGGCAACTCTGGACGTTTTATCCAATGGGAGGGCTTTAATAAACATCGTAACTGGCGGGTCTCCAGACGACTTAAAAGCAACAGGAGACCCGTTGGCCAATCATCATGACAAACGCTACGACAGAACACTTGAATTTTTGCAGGTTATAAAAGGACTCTGGAATAACCAAATAGCTGCAGAAGGTAATGAATTTTTAGCAGCGCATGCCAAAAGCAGTGAGAAGGGTCTATTTTTCAAAGGAGACTATTATGCGATTGAAAATGGTGAAAGTCAGCCTGCACCCATTCAGAAACCGCATCCTCCTATTTATTTTGGAGGAAGCTCGCCTGCAGGAAAACGGACTGCTGCTGAAACAGCTGATGTATACCTCATGTGGGCCGAACCCCTTGATTGGATCAAGGAGCAAATAGATGAGGCAGAAAGTCTGGTGAAAAAGGTGAATGAAGAAAAAGGCTTGAACCGCCGGCTTCGGTATGGACTTAGGGCTCAGGTTCTGGTTAGGGAAACGGAGGAGGAGGCGTACCGAGCTGCATGGGAAATTATCAGCAAAGTGGACCAGCGCGCAGTTGATCAATCCAATCAGCGCTTCACGAGAACAGATGCAACGAATCAGAAGAGACAGAATCAGCTGAGAGTGCAATCGGCTGATCAGGATTATTTTGCAGGGCCTAATTTATGGACCGGTCTTTCTTCAGTCAGAGGCGGGGGCTCACTGCTGCTTGTTGGCACTCCGGAACAAGTGTCTGACCGCATACTTGAATATGCAGATCTCGGCATTTCTTCCTTTATTTTATCCGGATATCCTAATCTGGAGGAAGCAGAGATTACCGGGAAACTGCTTTTGCCGCTTGTCAAAGAAAAGCTGAAAGTAAAAGCGTAA
- a CDS encoding ABC transporter ATP-binding protein, with protein sequence MALLEMNDLNKRFESEKGHTHALKDITLSVNDGEFITIIGPSGCGKSTMLKIIAGLDTDLSGSVQIEGEEVKGPSIDKGFIFQEPRLFPWYTVEKNIAANYSLHERETWKKVKELIQLVKLDGFEKAYPKELSGGMAQRAAIARALLRNPKVLLLDEPFGALDAFTRSHMQEVLLDIWQKNRTTMLFVTHDIDEAIYLGDRVVIMNARPGSIRKTVTIDLPHPRKKTSRPFQEYRQLILNEFEKTEELELLNSAGI encoded by the coding sequence ATGGCTTTACTTGAAATGAATGATTTAAACAAACGGTTTGAAAGTGAAAAAGGACATACTCATGCGCTGAAAGATATAACGCTATCTGTTAATGACGGTGAGTTTATTACGATCATCGGACCAAGCGGATGCGGCAAAAGCACCATGCTGAAAATTATTGCCGGACTTGATACGGATCTGTCGGGCAGTGTTCAGATCGAGGGGGAAGAAGTAAAAGGACCGAGTATTGACAAAGGGTTTATCTTTCAGGAACCGAGACTTTTTCCATGGTACACGGTTGAGAAAAACATAGCAGCCAATTACTCGCTTCATGAAAGAGAGACGTGGAAAAAAGTAAAGGAGCTGATTCAGCTTGTAAAGCTGGATGGGTTTGAAAAAGCCTATCCTAAGGAGCTGTCAGGCGGAATGGCACAGCGTGCTGCGATTGCAAGGGCCCTGCTTAGAAATCCAAAAGTGCTTTTGCTCGATGAGCCGTTTGGAGCGCTTGACGCTTTTACAAGATCCCATATGCAGGAAGTGCTTCTTGATATATGGCAAAAGAACCGGACAACGATGCTCTTTGTGACACATGATATCGATGAAGCTATCTATCTCGGCGACAGGGTCGTCATTATGAACGCAAGACCGGGTTCCATCCGAAAAACGGTGACGATTGATCTGCCGCATCCAAGAAAAAAAACAAGCCGCCCGTTTCAGGAATACCGCCAGCTTATTTTAAATGAGTTTGAAAAAACGGAAGAGCTTGAGCTGCTGAACAGTGCAGGTATCTAG
- a CDS encoding LLM class flavin-dependent oxidoreductase, with protein sequence MAERKKRKMHLNLFLTSMGHHEAAWRHPSSEIGRIHDIGYYREIVQKAEAAKLDSIFLADRYSVSKQAVKFGELGGGGLEPLTLLSALAAVTEKIGLIATVSTSFNEPFNVARRFSSLDHISKGRAGWNVITSGTDEEAVNFNFDRIPPHAERYRRAKEFMDVAIKLWGSWEEGALLKDKDSGIYADHEKVHEIQHRGNYFSVKGPLNSSRSPQGQPVIVQAGSSKNGIDFAAQYAEAVFTAQQSLTEAKGFYQAIKAKALEYGRSQNEIIILPGICPIIGRTEAEAKEKEAKLHELTNPEYSLIQLSNRIGIDLTGYPLDGPLPRLPDISDIQGHKSRTQLIVSLAEKEKLTIRELLLRLAGGRGHFTIAGTAEQIADELELWFENGAADGFNIMPQLMSEGFDDFIQFVVPELQRRSLFRTEYESHTLRGNLGLSFPEKQQKIRNY encoded by the coding sequence ATGGCGGAGCGAAAAAAGCGGAAAATGCATTTGAATTTGTTTCTGACAAGCATGGGTCATCATGAGGCAGCGTGGAGGCATCCGTCCTCTGAGATAGGACGGATTCATGATATCGGCTATTATCGCGAGATTGTCCAAAAGGCAGAAGCAGCCAAGCTTGATTCTATTTTTCTGGCAGACAGGTATTCTGTTTCTAAACAAGCGGTTAAATTTGGGGAGCTTGGAGGCGGGGGCCTGGAACCTCTTACTCTCTTATCGGCTCTCGCGGCCGTGACAGAAAAAATCGGCCTGATTGCCACCGTATCCACCTCTTTCAATGAACCTTTTAACGTAGCAAGAAGGTTTTCTTCTCTTGATCACATCAGCAAAGGAAGAGCCGGGTGGAATGTGATTACTTCAGGCACAGATGAGGAGGCGGTCAATTTCAATTTTGACCGCATTCCGCCTCATGCAGAAAGGTACAGGCGTGCAAAAGAATTTATGGATGTGGCCATCAAGCTGTGGGGCAGCTGGGAAGAAGGAGCACTTTTAAAAGATAAAGATTCAGGCATTTATGCAGATCATGAAAAAGTGCATGAAATTCAACACAGAGGCAATTATTTCTCGGTGAAAGGCCCTTTGAACAGTTCCCGTTCTCCTCAGGGTCAGCCCGTCATCGTACAGGCCGGTTCCTCAAAGAATGGAATTGATTTTGCGGCACAATATGCGGAAGCCGTTTTTACTGCCCAGCAGTCGCTGACAGAGGCTAAAGGATTTTATCAAGCCATAAAAGCAAAGGCTCTGGAATATGGTCGGTCCCAGAATGAAATCATTATCCTTCCCGGAATTTGCCCGATTATCGGCAGAACAGAAGCAGAAGCGAAGGAAAAGGAAGCAAAGCTGCATGAATTAACGAATCCAGAGTACAGCCTGATTCAGCTTTCAAACCGAATTGGGATTGATTTGACAGGCTATCCGCTTGACGGACCTCTTCCTCGGCTGCCTGACATCAGTGATATTCAGGGCCATAAAAGCAGGACACAGCTAATTGTGAGTTTAGCAGAAAAAGAGAAGCTGACAATTAGAGAGCTGCTGCTTCGTCTTGCAGGAGGGCGCGGTCACTTCACGATAGCAGGAACGGCAGAGCAGATCGCAGATGAACTGGAATTGTGGTTTGAAAATGGTGCAGCAGATGGCTTTAACATCATGCCGCAGCTGATGAGTGAAGGTTTTGATGACTTTATTCAGTTTGTTGTACCGGAGCTTCAGCGAAGAAGTCTTTTCAGAACGGAATATGAAAGCCATACATTGCGGGGGAATCTGGGTCTTTCGTTTCCGGAAAAACAACAAAAAATACGAAACTATTAG
- a CDS encoding ABC transporter permease, which produces MSQKALWIFTPASKQGNKGFLTKQKKKKAQTSSFMRGLLFPAAILVIWELAGYLGVISQTLLPRPTDIFVSFIDLLTTGNLIYHFQVSLLRALGGFLIGGTLGLLAGLLVGFSSKTEQTLDPTMQMLRTIPTLAVIPLFILWFGFGEVSKLLLIAKGAFFPLYVNTFLGIRSVDTKMFEVAKVLEFSRWKQIKNLVLPSALPNILLGLRLALGAAWLALVAAELMGSSEGIGYLITDARQFSQTTVVFVGIIIFAVFGKASDSFVRFFERRLLKWRDSYKG; this is translated from the coding sequence ATGAGTCAAAAAGCTTTATGGATATTTACACCAGCCTCCAAGCAGGGGAATAAAGGCTTCTTAACAAAACAAAAGAAGAAAAAGGCTCAAACCAGTTCTTTTATGAGGGGATTATTGTTTCCCGCTGCCATACTCGTCATATGGGAGCTTGCAGGTTATCTGGGAGTCATTTCTCAAACTTTGCTGCCGAGGCCAACGGACATTTTTGTTTCATTTATTGATCTGCTGACAACAGGCAATCTGATCTATCATTTTCAGGTCAGTTTACTCCGTGCTTTGGGGGGATTTCTGATTGGAGGAACACTCGGGCTTCTTGCCGGTCTTCTAGTTGGCTTTTCAAGTAAAACAGAACAGACATTGGATCCGACCATGCAGATGCTGAGAACCATTCCAACACTTGCTGTGATCCCTCTGTTTATCTTGTGGTTCGGGTTCGGGGAAGTTTCCAAGCTGCTTTTAATTGCCAAAGGTGCTTTTTTTCCGCTCTATGTAAATACTTTTCTAGGGATCCGGAGTGTAGATACAAAAATGTTTGAAGTGGCCAAGGTATTGGAATTCAGCAGATGGAAACAAATTAAAAATTTGGTGCTGCCATCAGCTCTCCCTAATATTCTGCTTGGCTTGCGTCTTGCTCTCGGTGCAGCCTGGCTCGCTTTGGTAGCTGCGGAACTGATGGGCTCGAGTGAAGGAATCGGCTATCTGATTACAGATGCCAGACAATTTTCTCAAACAACGGTCGTTTTCGTGGGAATAATCATTTTTGCCGTTTTTGGAAAGGCTTCGGATTCTTTTGTCAGGTTCTTTGAGAGAAGACTGCTTAAATGGCGGGACAGCTATAAAGGCTAA
- a CDS encoding DUF4440 domain-containing protein has product MNSHLKEHLKELEKSHTSLEVRKSREKLNKILADDFFEIGSSGYMFDKKECLESGVMLTEMTLHNYEIYPLASDVVLSTYFINDKTRKRNTLRSSIWKLIDGRWQLFFHQGTITDLQVNDVEKGY; this is encoded by the coding sequence ATGAACTCACATCTAAAAGAACATTTAAAAGAATTAGAGAAAAGCCATACAAGTCTAGAAGTGCGGAAAAGCCGTGAAAAACTGAACAAGATACTTGCGGATGATTTCTTTGAAATAGGCAGTTCTGGTTATATGTTTGATAAAAAAGAATGTCTGGAAAGCGGAGTAATGTTGACAGAGATGACTTTACATAATTACGAAATTTATCCTTTAGCTTCGGATGTTGTATTATCCACCTATTTTATAAACGATAAAACCAGAAAGCGAAATACACTTCGCAGCTCAATCTGGAAATTGATCGACGGCAGGTGGCAATTGTTTTTCCATCAAGGTACTATAACCGATTTGCAGGTAAATGATGTTGAAAAAGGATACTGA
- the ssuE gene encoding NADPH-dependent FMN reductase: MSYIVAISGSPSSESRSSILTNYLKREAEQNGIQIKEISVLDFEPDVLIRGIYDHPSILQVTQELKGASGVIIVSPVYKAAYSGALKTLLDLLPQDVLKDKPVFPLMVGGSGAHLLAIDYSLKPLLAALSAQTILKGVYVLDKFVDKSDPRNPIKDEEVQSKVTVQFKQFIEIVSNLRSSAELK, encoded by the coding sequence ATGAGTTATATTGTTGCTATTTCGGGAAGTCCGTCGTCAGAATCCAGATCTTCCATTCTGACAAACTACTTGAAGAGGGAAGCTGAGCAGAATGGAATTCAAATAAAAGAAATCTCAGTTCTTGATTTTGAGCCTGATGTTCTGATCCGCGGCATTTACGATCATCCGTCCATTCTGCAGGTTACACAGGAACTAAAGGGGGCAAGCGGTGTCATTATCGTATCGCCCGTTTATAAGGCTGCTTATTCTGGGGCTTTAAAAACCCTGCTGGATCTTCTTCCCCAGGATGTTTTAAAGGATAAACCTGTGTTTCCTCTGATGGTTGGAGGAAGCGGGGCGCATTTGCTTGCGATTGATTATTCATTGAAGCCTCTGCTGGCCGCTTTAAGTGCCCAGACCATATTAAAAGGCGTCTATGTCTTAGATAAGTTTGTGGATAAGTCTGACCCCAGAAACCCAATTAAAGATGAAGAGGTTCAGTCGAAAGTAACCGTTCAATTTAAACAGTTTATAGAAATTGTTTCAAACTTAAGAAGCTCTGCTGAATTGAAGTAA
- a CDS encoding peptidoglycan-binding domain-containing protein, translating to MSLDAKAYSCNGRSSWSGSSRTETEGYQWIINTSDKGYVKSGVSICGVVLSNTIIDFSTSFIVKNGYSGNKSSYVASIQRTLACLGYSPGAADGIFGSGTERAVKDFQADKGLAADGIVGKDTYYCLSTARY from the coding sequence ATGTCTTTAGATGCAAAAGCGTATTCATGCAATGGAAGAAGTTCATGGTCAGGAAGTTCACGAACGGAAACAGAAGGGTATCAATGGATAATCAATACCTCGGACAAAGGCTATGTCAAATCTGGGGTATCCATTTGCGGAGTAGTCCTGAGCAACACTATTATTGATTTCAGCACTTCCTTTATCGTTAAGAATGGCTATTCAGGCAACAAATCATCTTATGTTGCAAGCATTCAAAGAACGCTTGCATGCCTTGGCTATTCACCGGGCGCTGCTGATGGGATCTTCGGAAGCGGGACAGAACGGGCAGTGAAGGACTTTCAGGCTGACAAAGGCCTTGCTGCTGACGGAATTGTGGGCAAGGATACATATTATTGCTTATCAACTGCCAGATACTAA
- a CDS encoding RNA polymerase sigma factor: protein MPPAAIVREQTAFNDIYQTYYTVIYRIALRMTKDPHLAEDIAQETFLKAFLKMDTIFENGKLKNWLSAIARRTAIDLFLRKKRNEISIEEQLIADGREQIEDTIDYTLLKEKTKLLVSALKSDYREIMTLKLFLEMKDQEIAEYLSLNLSTVKTKIHRARKELKAAL, encoded by the coding sequence ATGCCCCCAGCAGCTATAGTAAGGGAACAGACTGCTTTTAATGATATTTATCAAACTTATTATACGGTGATTTACCGGATTGCACTGCGGATGACAAAGGATCCTCATTTAGCTGAGGATATTGCACAGGAAACCTTTCTTAAGGCTTTTTTGAAGATGGATACGATATTTGAAAACGGGAAGCTGAAAAATTGGCTCTCAGCCATTGCGAGGAGAACGGCGATTGATTTGTTTTTAAGAAAGAAGAGAAACGAGATCTCGATTGAGGAGCAGCTCATAGCGGACGGCAGGGAACAGATAGAGGATACGATTGACTATACGCTGTTAAAAGAGAAGACGAAGCTTCTGGTTTCTGCGCTTAAATCCGATTACAGGGAAATTATGACCCTAAAACTTTTTTTGGAAATGAAAGATCAGGAGATTGCAGAGTATCTTTCTTTGAACCTATCGACTGTTAAAACAAAAATACATAGAGCGCGAAAGGAATTGAAGGCTGCGCTGTAA
- a CDS encoding aliphatic sulfonate ABC transporter substrate-binding protein encodes MKRTNRFTGYLIFFMLLTLLSGCGSKSAGSIENSESKKEGITVNIGIQQSIWPILLAKHKGWFEEEFNKAGAKVKWVEFQSGPSYFEAIASGRIDFGRVGNIPVLSGQGADIPFKEIASASTGEKGDAILVHKDSPIQKPEDLKGKKVAVAKGSSAFGLLYRFLEKEGMDPSEIQIIQLQPDEAQAAFETNKVDAWAIWEPYQSIQVVKNEARVLSNGKAIGTFSPGFQIVRTQFADEHPELVELYLKVSEKATRWQNENQEEAIAIYSELKKTDKVVIRKVLENSVPANSPIDESIINEQQSTADLLLELGGLKKELNVSEVVDNSFIEKVLKEYE; translated from the coding sequence ATGAAAAGAACGAATCGTTTTACTGGGTACTTGATTTTCTTTATGCTGCTCACCCTTCTTTCTGGGTGCGGGTCTAAATCAGCTGGTTCAATAGAGAACAGCGAATCAAAGAAAGAGGGTATAACGGTCAATATCGGTATTCAGCAAAGCATCTGGCCTATTTTGCTTGCAAAGCATAAAGGCTGGTTTGAGGAAGAATTCAATAAGGCTGGCGCAAAAGTTAAATGGGTCGAATTTCAAAGCGGCCCCTCCTATTTTGAAGCCATTGCATCAGGAAGGATTGATTTTGGGAGGGTCGGCAATATTCCGGTCCTATCCGGCCAGGGTGCTGATATTCCGTTTAAAGAAATCGCATCAGCAAGCACCGGAGAAAAAGGGGATGCTATTCTTGTCCATAAAGATAGCCCTATTCAAAAACCAGAGGATTTAAAGGGAAAAAAAGTAGCGGTTGCCAAAGGAAGCAGCGCATTTGGATTGCTGTACCGCTTCCTTGAAAAGGAAGGCATGGATCCATCTGAAATACAGATCATTCAGCTTCAGCCTGATGAAGCGCAGGCTGCTTTTGAAACGAATAAAGTAGACGCCTGGGCGATTTGGGAGCCTTATCAGTCCATCCAAGTTGTAAAAAATGAAGCAAGAGTTCTCTCGAACGGAAAAGCGATCGGCACCTTCAGCCCTGGCTTTCAAATCGTACGCACTCAATTTGCTGATGAACATCCTGAACTTGTTGAGCTTTATCTGAAAGTTTCAGAAAAAGCAACGAGATGGCAAAATGAAAACCAAGAAGAAGCAATTGCGATTTATTCTGAACTTAAGAAAACGGATAAAGTAGTGATCCGAAAAGTTCTTGAAAACTCCGTGCCTGCAAACTCACCGATCGATGAGAGCATCATAAATGAACAGCAAAGCACTGCTGATCTTCTGCTCGAACTCGGAGGACTGAAAAAAGAACTGAACGTCTCGGAAGTAGTGGATAATTCATTCATTGAAAAAGTATTAAAGGAATATGAGTAA
- a CDS encoding YezD family protein has protein sequence MATINETKVQQIITALKKINYGSVLITIHDGEITQLDSTEKSRFSKTKPVKS, from the coding sequence ATGGCTACTATTAACGAGACAAAGGTTCAGCAAATAATAACCGCTCTGAAAAAAATCAATTACGGCTCTGTACTCATTACCATTCACGATGGTGAAATTACGCAGCTTGACAGCACGGAAAAGAGCAGATTCTCAAAGACTAAACCTGTTAAAAGCTGA